One genomic window of Oncorhynchus masou masou isolate Uvic2021 unplaced genomic scaffold, UVic_Omas_1.1 unplaced_scaffold_15065, whole genome shotgun sequence includes the following:
- the LOC135531076 gene encoding E3 ubiquitin-protein ligase arih1-like has product MRLITESKVKLKYQHLITNSFVECNRLLKWCPAPDCHHVVKVQYPDAKPVRCTCGRQFCFNCGENWHDPVKCKVCHNGV; this is encoded by the exons AT GAGACTGATCACAGAGTCCAAGGTGAAGTTGAAGTACCAACACTTGATTACCAATAGTTTTGTAGAG tgCAATCGACTGTTAAAATGGTGCCCAGCGCCAGACTGTCATCACGTAGTCAAAGTCCAGTACCCAGATGCTAAGCCTGTGAGATGCACATGTGGCCGGCAGTTCTG CTTCAATTGTGGCGAGAACTGGCATGATCCCGTCAAGTGTAAGGTATGTCACAACGGAGTCTAA